The proteins below are encoded in one region of Saccopteryx leptura isolate mSacLep1 chromosome 1, mSacLep1_pri_phased_curated, whole genome shotgun sequence:
- the PLK2 gene encoding serine/threonine-protein kinase PLK2, with protein sequence MELLRTIAYPPAAGAKTAEQPGKAGGGDPKRRRPPPAEEPPPRAQEPPPAPQQHRHHAGAEVSRVVVDPTTGRRYCRGRVLGKGGFAKCYEMTDLTNNKVYAAKIIPHSRVAKPHQREKIDKEIELHRLLHHKHVVQFYHYFEDKENIYILLEYCSRRSMAHILKARKVLTEPEVRYYLRQIVSGLKYLHEQEILHRDLKLGNFFINEAMELKVGDFGLAARLEPLEHRRRTICGTPNYLSPEVLNKQGHGCESDIWALGCVMYTMLLGRPPFETTNLKETYRCIREARYTMPSSLLAPAKHLIASMLSKHPEDRPSLDDIIRHEFFLQGFTPDRLSSSCCHTVPDFHLSSPAKNFFKKAAAALFGGRKDKARYIDTHNRVSKEDEEIYKLRHDLKKTSITQQPSKQRTDEELQPPPTTVAGSGAATVESRQQIGDAIRMIVRGTLGSCSSSSECLEDSTMGSVADTVARVLRGCLENMPEADCIPKEQLSTSFQWVTKWVDYSNKYGFGYQLSDHTVGVLFNNGAHMSLLPDKKTVHYYAELGQCSIFPATDAPEQFISQVTVLKYFSHYMEENLMDGGDLPSVTDVRRPRLYLLQWLKSDKALMMLFNDGTFQVNFYHDHTKIIVCSQNEDYLLTYINEDRVSATFRLTTLLMSGCSSALKQRMEYALNMLLQRCN encoded by the exons ATGGAGCTCCTGCGCACGATCGCCTACCCGCCGGCCGCCGGCGCTAAGACGGCGGAGCAGCCGGGCAAAGCTGGCGGCGGGGACCCCAAACGCAGGCGACCGCCGCCCGCCGAGGAGCCGCCACCCCGCGCGCAGGAGCCGCCACCTGCCCCGCAGCAGCACCGCCACCACGCGGGCGCTGAGGTGTCGCGGGTCGTCGTGGACCCCACGACGGGGAGGCGCTACTGCCGGGGCCGCGTGCTGGGCAAG GGCGGCTTTGCCAAGTGTTACGAGATGACAGATCTGACAAACAACAAAGTCTATGCCGCGAAGATCATCCCGCACAGCAGGGTGGCCAAGCCTCACCAGAGGGAGAAG ATCGACAAGGAGATCGAGCTACACCGGCTGCTGCACCACAAGCACGTAGTGCAGTTCTACCACTACTTCGAGGACAAAGAGAACATCTACATTCTCTTGGAGTACTGCAGCAGAAGG TCCATGGCTCACATCTTGAAAGCAAGAAAGGTGTTGACGGAGCCGGAAGTCCGATACTACCTCAGGCAGATCGTTTCTGGACTCAAGTACCTTCACGAACAAGAGATCTTGCACAGAGATCTCAAACTAG GGAACTTTTTCATTAATGAAGCCATGGAGCTGAAAGTCGGGGACTTTGGCTTGGCAGCCAGGCTGGAACCGTTGGAACACAGGAGGAG AACAATATGTGGTACCCCAAATTATCTCTCTCCTGAAGTCCTCAACAAGCAGGGACATGGCTGTGAATCAGACATTTGGGCTTTGGGCTGTGTAAT GTATACGATGTTATTAGGAAGACCCCCATTTGAAACTACAAATCTGAAAGAAACTTACAGGTGCATAAGAGAAGCAAGGTATACCATGCCATCGTCACTGCTGGCCCCTGCTAAGCACTTAATAGCTAGCATGTTGTCTAAACACCCAGAGGACCGTCCGAGTTTGGATGATATCATTCGTCATgaattttttttgcag GGCTTCACTCCAGACAGACTGTCTTCCAGCTGCTGTCATACAGTTCCGGATTTCCACTTGTCAAGCCCAGCTAAGAATTTCTTTAAGAAAGCAGCTGCTGCTCTTTTTGGTGGCAGAAAAGACAAAGCAAGATATATTGATACTCACA ATAGAGTGTCtaaagaagatgaagaaatttaCAAGCTTAGGCATGATTTGAAAAAGACTTCAATAACGCAGCAGCCCAGCAAACAGAGGACAGATGAG GAGCTCCAGCCCCCTCCCACGACAGTGGCAGGGTCGGGAGCAGCCACAGTGGAGAGCAGGCAGCAGATCGGAGATGCTATTCGGATGATTGTCAGAGGGACTCTTGGCAGCTGCAGCAGTAGCAGTGAAT GCCTTGAAGACAGTACCATGGGAAGTGTTGCAGACACAGTGGCAAGAGTCCTTCGAGGGTGTCTAGAAAACATGCCAGAAGCTGACTGCATTCCCAAAGAGCAGCTGAGTACTTCCTTTCAGTGGGTCACCAAATGGGTCGACTACTCGAACAAGTACGGCTTTGGGTACCAGCTCTCAGACCACACTGTAGGTGTCCTATTCAACAATGGTGCCCACATGAGCCTCCTTCCGGACAAGAA AACCGTTCACTATTATGCAGAGCTCGGCCAGTGCTCTATCTTCCCAGCGACAGATGCTCCTGAACAGTTCATCAGTCAAGTGACGGTGCTGAAATACTTCTCTCACTACATGGAGGAGAACCTCATGGAC GGTGGAGACCTGCCCAGTGTGACTGATGTGCGAAGACCTCGGCTCTACCTCCTGCAGTGGCTGAAATCCGACAAGGCCCTGATGATGCTCTTCAATGACGGCACCTTCCAG GTGAATTTCTACCATGACCACACGAAAATAATTGTCTGCAGCCAAAATGAAGACTACCTTCTCACCTACATCAATGAGGACCGGGTGTCGGCCACGTTCCGGCTGACAACCCTGCTGATGTCAGGCTGCTCATCAGCATTGAAACAGCGAATGGAATACGCCCTGAACATGCTCTTGCAGAGATGTAACTAG